In Vibrio alfacsensis, the following proteins share a genomic window:
- a CDS encoding HAD family hydrolase: MNFQAAIFDMDGLLLDTERVCMRIFKEACAVQNLPFYEDVYLTIIGRNAAGVEAIFRKAYGDDLDRLHNEWRTRYNAIVKNQAIPVKGGVIELLEWLKEKGIPIAVATSTAKEVAIKKLELANLSQYIDNLTTGCEVTHGKPDPEIYLLAANRLNIDPVKCLAFEDSNNGVRSAVAAKMITYQVPDLVEPCDEVRQFGHTVLPSLHDVLLHLKKI, translated from the coding sequence ATGAATTTTCAAGCTGCTATTTTTGATATGGATGGATTGCTACTCGATACTGAACGAGTATGTATGCGTATTTTTAAAGAAGCATGCGCCGTACAAAACCTACCATTCTACGAAGATGTTTATCTAACCATCATTGGTCGCAACGCAGCAGGCGTTGAAGCTATTTTTCGAAAAGCGTATGGCGATGACTTAGATCGTCTGCATAATGAATGGCGAACTCGTTACAATGCCATCGTTAAAAATCAAGCTATCCCCGTAAAAGGAGGCGTAATTGAACTGCTTGAATGGCTCAAAGAGAAAGGCATACCTATCGCCGTTGCTACTTCCACAGCGAAAGAAGTAGCAATAAAGAAACTCGAACTTGCCAATTTAAGCCAATATATCGACAACCTAACCACGGGGTGTGAGGTGACTCACGGCAAACCCGATCCGGAGATTTATTTACTGGCGGCCAATCGACTTAATATCGATCCTGTTAAATGTTTAGCATTTGAAGATTCAAACAATGGCGTTCGTTCTGCCGTCGCAGCAAAAATGATCACGTACCAAGTGCCCGATCTTGTTGAACCTTGTGATGAAGTGCGCCAGTTTGGCCATACCGTCCTACCGTCACTACACGACGTATTGCTTCATCTAAAGAAAATTTGA
- a CDS encoding dicarboxylate/amino acid:cation symporter → MRKIRFSLPVQLLISALLAWCGAQLTLLLIGDDVASKANLLSSGYYQTLMLGKTIYLGLLKMVVGLMVLFSLVEGITNIGSTLRLKALGGRTLAFYSFTTLIAISLGLGTSLALPAWEPLSQNIPIGHDVKLIDEQASGGAAILANLVKMALVNPFAAIADGNLLSIVVFSFMAGIAILLSVPSKHPLLTVISGLNKSVNTMIRGIVKLSPIAIFAIVFDISLTSNGSLIQQLALFALLVFALTMVHGLIVLPAIAKVMTGISPKTLFKAISAPLAMAFATSSSAAALPLAKQSAEENLDVSPEVSSMVLPLGSVMNMDGTALFEGVAAIFLAQLFGVDLTTTGLVMIFIMAMVSSVGAPGMPSGSMSGMQLVLLAAGIPLEAIAILLVIERPLDTFRTAVNVEGDLIATLVIDRWQKKQLAIPGTEQSAELLVS, encoded by the coding sequence ATGCGCAAAATTCGATTCTCTCTCCCTGTTCAATTACTGATTTCAGCGCTTCTTGCGTGGTGTGGTGCTCAACTAACTCTGCTCCTAATTGGTGACGACGTCGCGAGTAAGGCGAATCTACTCTCGAGTGGTTATTATCAAACGCTAATGCTAGGTAAAACGATTTACTTAGGATTACTTAAGATGGTTGTAGGCTTAATGGTGCTGTTTTCTCTCGTTGAGGGCATCACCAATATTGGGTCCACGTTACGCTTGAAAGCTCTTGGCGGTCGTACGTTAGCTTTCTATAGCTTTACGACGTTGATCGCAATCAGTTTAGGTTTAGGGACGTCATTGGCACTACCAGCATGGGAGCCATTGAGTCAGAATATTCCAATTGGTCATGATGTAAAGTTGATTGATGAACAGGCGTCAGGTGGGGCTGCTATCCTAGCAAACCTTGTCAAAATGGCGTTGGTCAACCCATTTGCTGCTATCGCAGATGGAAATCTGCTCTCGATTGTTGTTTTCTCATTTATGGCAGGGATAGCAATACTGCTTTCAGTACCATCGAAACATCCTTTGCTAACTGTGATTTCAGGATTGAATAAAAGCGTCAATACCATGATTCGTGGTATTGTGAAGCTATCGCCAATTGCGATTTTCGCTATCGTGTTTGATATTTCGTTAACTTCAAACGGGAGCTTGATTCAGCAACTCGCATTATTCGCGCTGTTGGTCTTTGCTTTGACTATGGTACATGGTCTGATTGTGTTACCCGCGATTGCAAAAGTGATGACGGGCATTTCACCTAAGACACTGTTTAAAGCCATATCAGCACCGCTAGCGATGGCTTTTGCGACATCTTCTAGTGCGGCAGCGCTTCCGCTCGCCAAACAGAGTGCGGAAGAAAATCTCGATGTTTCACCAGAAGTCAGTAGCATGGTTTTACCTCTTGGCTCGGTGATGAATATGGACGGAACCGCGCTTTTCGAGGGTGTCGCTGCCATCTTTCTCGCCCAGTTGTTTGGGGTTGATTTGACAACGACAGGACTTGTGATGATTTTCATCATGGCGATGGTTTCATCTGTTGGGGCACCAGGCATGCCATCTGGATCGATGTCTGGAATGCAATTGGTGCTACTCGCGGCAGGCATACCGCTCGAAGCGATTGCAATTTTGTTAGTGATCGAACGGCCGCTAGATACATTCCGTACTGCGGTTAACGTTGAGGGTGACTTAATTGCTACTTTAGTGATTGATCGTTGGCAGAAAAAGCAATTGGCAATACCTGGAACTGAACAAAGCGCAGAACTGTTGGTGAGCTAA
- a CDS encoding NAD(P)/FAD-dependent oxidoreductase: protein MSNFVVVGGGAAGLEMVTRLASKFAGKANHSVILVEPSSHHLWKPRLHEIAAGTFDTELDAVAFRLHSACHGYQYVQGKMSGLNRAQKSIAVTSESAPEQTLHYDYLVMAVGAISNDFKTPGVSEHCLFLDSASQVEKAWEKMKQLLANGGSHRVSIVGAGATGVELAAEWAKVSHQLNRYQKGTALSITLIEAADRVLPASAQCMSEKVMKKLQKQGVNVRLNTRVQRAETDRIVTENEVIPADLQIWAAGIRCPDWLANLDGLETNRINQLKVLPTLQTTLDENVFVIGDSAECPQDDGTFVPPRAQAANQAAGHLAKQFGRLVKGKALKPFVFKDGGMVIALGHDYALMNDKVVLRGRYVRRLYDTIFRLHQQVIFGWFRVSALVVLKRVKSLLNPYYKGSWS from the coding sequence ATGTCGAATTTTGTTGTTGTAGGTGGCGGTGCTGCAGGCCTAGAAATGGTAACCCGTTTAGCGAGTAAATTCGCGGGCAAAGCAAACCACAGTGTCATCTTAGTTGAACCCTCATCTCATCATCTTTGGAAACCTCGCTTACACGAAATTGCAGCAGGAACTTTTGACACCGAACTTGATGCGGTTGCTTTTCGTCTTCACTCAGCCTGTCACGGTTATCAATATGTGCAAGGCAAAATGTCAGGCTTAAATCGAGCACAAAAATCGATAGCAGTGACTTCGGAATCTGCGCCAGAACAAACGCTGCATTACGACTATCTCGTGATGGCAGTTGGCGCGATCAGCAACGATTTTAAGACCCCAGGTGTTAGTGAACATTGCTTGTTTCTGGATTCAGCTTCTCAGGTAGAGAAAGCGTGGGAAAAAATGAAGCAACTTCTTGCGAACGGTGGTTCACATCGTGTGTCTATCGTTGGCGCAGGTGCTACAGGCGTTGAATTGGCGGCAGAATGGGCAAAAGTCAGTCATCAATTAAACCGTTACCAAAAAGGCACAGCGCTTTCTATTACATTGATAGAAGCTGCTGATCGAGTGCTACCTGCAAGTGCACAGTGCATGTCTGAAAAGGTAATGAAAAAACTCCAAAAACAAGGTGTTAACGTTCGTTTAAACACGCGAGTTCAGCGTGCAGAAACGGATCGAATTGTCACCGAAAATGAAGTGATTCCGGCTGATTTACAAATTTGGGCGGCGGGAATCCGGTGTCCAGACTGGCTGGCGAATCTTGATGGTTTAGAAACCAATCGAATTAACCAACTTAAAGTGCTGCCCACATTGCAAACCACGTTGGATGAAAATGTGTTTGTCATTGGTGATAGCGCCGAGTGTCCACAAGATGATGGAACATTTGTACCGCCTCGGGCTCAAGCTGCGAATCAAGCGGCTGGTCACTTAGCTAAGCAATTCGGCCGCTTAGTTAAAGGTAAAGCGTTAAAACCATTTGTATTCAAAGATGGTGGTATGGTTATCGCACTAGGGCATGACTACGCACTAATGAATGACAAAGTCGTACTGAGAGGACGATATGTTCGTCGATTGTATGACACCATTTTTAGATTACACCAGCAGGTCATATTTGGTTGGTTTCGTGTATCGGCATTAGTGGTTCTAAAACGTGTAAAAAGTCTTTTGAACCCATACTACAAAGGATCTTGGTCCTAA